The genome window GTTTAGCCTTCTCTTGAACTCTGTCTATGTCTTTCTTCTCCGCTTCGGGAGTAACCTCAACGACGTCCGCTTTTCCTGTGAGAATTGGTCTGAGAACTCTCATTGTGTAATTGATCTGGCATTCTGTGGTGTAAATAACTGATAGATGACCACTTAGGGTGTTTGGGcccatcatgatgaagaagttgggGAACTCCGAAAGGCATGTTCCGAAGTAGGAAGACGCCGCACCTTCGCTGACTTGATTCCACTGTCCTTAGTTAGCGAGTTGGAGACCAAGATTCATGGGAAACAGGGGACAGAATACTTACATGCTCGTTGATGCTAACCCCATCCCTTCCGAATATTTTCATGGGGAATAGTGGTTTCTGGGTCTCAAACCCATGCGCAAGGACAATGGCATCGGCAGTCACCAGCCTTCCAGAAGATGTTCGCACGCCTTTCGCTTCAATCCTCTGGATCGGATCGTTGTATACAAGCGCGACGTTATCCTGATGTAAACAGGCAAGGTAGTCAGTGTCATTGACCCTCCGCTTACAGCCAATCTCGGTTTTGGGGACCAGAAAATCCAGGTACTTGGCGGGTGCCGTCCTCCGAATATAGTCAGTAGTATCTCTGGCCCATTGGTTCCTCATTTGAAGACCTTCAGCAACTCTGAAGCCTGCAAAGTCTCGTTCTTTCAGATAGTATAACCATGCACGATATAAGCGCATAGCGAAGGGGATCCATCTCATGACCCATTTGAAATTGGCCGAGTAGGTTGGATTGGGACGTTCTGCAAGCCAGTGCGCTTGTCTTGCGAACTGGGTTGCCTTCTTGACAGCCCCGTCTCCGGAGGTTATGACAGGGAGGACTTGAGTTGCACTGCAACCGTTTCCTATTCCAATCAGTAACTGAGGAGGGTGTAATATGGGGCAAACCCACCAACGATCACTACTTCCTTATCTTTCCAATCGAAGGAGTGATCCCATTTGGTTGTATGAAATATTCGCCCTTCAAAGTCTGAAGAACCAGGAATATCACATTCTTTAGGTATGGATAGGGCACCGACAGCCGAGATGAGGACCTTCGAACGGCGAGTCATCACTTCCGACGTCTTGATATCTCGAATGGTGGTTTCCCAAGTTCCATTAGACCCGTCCCAATGGGCAGATTCAACTACCGAGCTGAACCTAACATGTCTTTCAATATCATATTTCTTGGCAACATCATTGAAGTAAGTTTGGATCTCAGGCTGCATGGCATATGCTTGAGACCAGTTGGGATTGAGAGCGAAGGAGTATGAGTAGAAATGAGATGGAACCTATAAGAGAGGTCAGATGAAGTCCCGTGGGCCGTTTGAGACATACATCGCATCCACAGCCCGGATAGCTATTGACTCGCCACGTTCCGGCCATTGCAGAATCTttctcgatgatctcgaAGCTTCTGGTGCCGAATTTTCTAATCAATTGGACACCGAGGCCAATACCTGACATCCCAgcaccgatgatgaggacgtcTGTTTGATTCATATTGAAATTTACTGAAGGAAGTGTAGAACGAATGCAGCTGTTCTCGAGAATGCGATGGGTGAATGGCAATGAAGAATGGGGGATTCAGGTTCAGATATTGAATTGACGTATATATAATTTCATTTCCACCTCATAAACATAATTACATACTTCAATCGAGATTATTACGCCTTATAGGGCGTCCATTGCCATTCTTCGCTCTCGCAACTGCAGTTATCCTCCGTTGACGACATCATCACAGCCCAAAACGGTAGTCAAGGCGAAATGTGGGTATCAAGCCACTCTACGAGCCAAAAACACGGACAACAAGCCGACCTCAACGATTGCTCGACATTCGGGGCATCCGGCAACGATAAATTTCATAAACAAGTAGACAACAAGCGGGGGTCGCGTTTGCGTGGGGTTTATGCCGCTGCACCTCGCTCCATTGAAATGAAGTGGCGTGCAGCTAGAAGAGGGGAAGGCATAAGAACAACACAGATATCAGGGTCATTTGACTACCTTCGGTTACCTAAACGAGTAACCCGCGTATGCATTGAAGACTGGTGCGTGGCACCTTCACAAGTGCAGCATAGCACGCTTGATGCATTGCGGGGCCATTATGCGAATTGTAGCTCAACCAAGGACGAGACATGATCTGAGGTAAAGACTGGCTCTTGATGGTACAGAAACTAACTAAAATGTTTACAAAGTTGATCCCCAGATTGACTTATCGCCAAGCCACTCCCAAATACTCTTATCCGCCTCCTCAGTATTACTAATAGAAACTCCCTTCGACTGGCCACTCGTATCAGGCCCAGGATCATTGAACAGCTGCACACAACGAGTGTTGTTCTTCCCAACCTCAAGCACCGTTCCACCAGGGTACTTGTCACTCTCCACACAGAGAAGCATGGCCTCGGCAACCTCTTGGGGCGTAACCCACTCATCCTGCCCCTCATCCACGTACTTCAGCTTCTCAGGATGTTCAGTCCACAGCGGGGTGCGCACTAAACCAGGTGCAACAGCATTGACACGAACGCcaatcttctcaacttcTGCAAGACATCGCACAAAGCCTGTGATGCCGAACTTGCTTGCGCCGTACATGGGACTTCTGAGAGCGGGGCATTGAGCTGCGATAGAAGAAATATGAATCACCCGTTTGGGGTTCTCGGGTGAGGCTTTCTTGGGGGAGCCGTGAAGCCATTGTGAGATAGCGAGTTGCGTAGCACGAATAGGATGCGTGAGATTGATATCCAGTAACTTATAATGGTCGCCATCAAGGGGATCTTTAGATTCAGCGGAGCCCGGGGGATGCCAGAAGTTGGAAAAGTGAGGCTCATAGACACCTGCGCCTGGGCAAACGATGTCAAAGTCACCAAACTCTTTGACAGCAGTTTTGAATGCGTTGGAAAGATCTTTCCAGGACGTGACGTCTGTTTTGACAAAGACTGCACGGGGAGAGGAGTCTTTGTACTTTGAGACTAGAGCTTCGGCTTCTGGTCTAAGTGAAAGGTCTGCGATGACGACGTTGCAGTTCTTTGCAAGCAAGATCTGAGCAAACTCATAGTTGATTCCTAGAGGTGTTAGCATCATATAAAGTTAGATCACTGACTAAACATACCAGATCCAGCACCCGTGACGATAGCGGTCTTGCCGGAGACGGAGAAAGGGGCGGATTGAGGAGACATGATGCTAGAATGAGAACTAATTCCTTGTTTGTATTTGAGATAAAGGGCTACGCTTTGTATCGATTAATCCAGCCAAGATAGAAGCCATTCAGCTCAATAAATAACCCAAATAACTTCATATCCAAGTCGGCTCCGCTAATCGGGTCCGCTTATCAACCAGGTCCAAACTGCCGAGACGTCACTCATTACCCCACATTCTCATCCCTCCCTCGCCTTGATATCCTCTTCCGTCAGCATTCTCCAGCATCTTCGGCTTGGTCTCCGCATATGACTCAATCCAACAGTGGCAACCCCCATTGGAACAAGCACCTTGTTCATAAAACACCGCTCGGCTCAATCACCCAAATACTTTTAATCAATCTCTCAGCTTGACGACAATGCGGTCTTTTTCAGGCTGGTAAGTTTACCCCCCTCATTATGGAATGAGGTACTGATGCGACAAAGTCAAACTTGTAGAAGCAGAAAGCTGAAATGTGATGAAGCAAAGCCGGTTTGTGGAGCATGTAGTAAAAGTTCGCGGGAGTGCAGTTATTCCAAGAGATCGGTCTTTCGGCCATTTCAGAGTTATGCTAGAAAGAGGAGTCGAAGCGAGGTCATTGAGGATTTTGATGCGATTGATACCAGTGATGCCTATGAGGCCGGTCATGTCTGGGTCAATGTCCCGGATGAACGTAAGTGCTTAGCCTATCGTGTAGTTCAGGAAGTTAACATAGGTTCACCAAGTTCACTTTGTCCATATTGAAGATCCTTATGAGGAGCAGGATAGCATAAGGATTGAGTATCCTGATGAAACAAGGGAGACATCTCACACTGCGGAAGCGGAGCAGGTTTCTGAGTCTCCTGGTCCACAATTAGACCTTTGGGCAGATGATTGTCTTGTCATTGAAGGGGAAGCATATGCTCCAGTGGGCGAGCCAGAAACTCCAACTCCTGGCGAACAACCAGATCGCTCCAGACTGGCAACACTTCATCTGCTAAAGCATTACAAAGAAGGGCCAGGTATCTGGTAAgttttcctcttctttgatGCAAGTAATTCTAACAATTTCAGGTTCGACATCTTTGACACTGGCTGTTACTTCTCAGGCAAGGTCCCTGTCAAAGCAGCAACGAGTCCCCTGCTCAGGTCATCCATGTGTGCTATCGCAGCGAAGCACCTGTATCGCGTGAACAAGAGCCGCCTTGATTCAATGACTGATTCTAGATGGCAGGGATATGACTGGCGCTATGAATCCGCAAAGCATTACGACGAAGCTATTCATCATCTGAAGAATGCAGTTGATCTTTGTACCTACGAGAATAACTTGAGTGATAAAGAGGATatgcttgctgctgttgctatCCTCTGTATCTATGAACTAATGGATGCCCCTGGGACAGCTTGGAGAGCGCATCTTAGTGCTTTACCTCTGTTCAGCCCAGCGGAGGATACTTCACATCCTGCTTCACCAGTGGTGATACCGCGCACAGCTATCCAAGGACCTATTCTTTGGAGTTTAGCGCGCCAGGATCTTCTATGCGCTTGTAAGCTTCGACCCTCTCCTCTATCTATGCACCAAGCTGACTTTCTCAGTTATTAGTGAAACGCAAACTCGTCTTGATCTCAAAGACGTGCGCCTTTGGCAGAATGCAGGCCTCGCAACCACAGAGGACGGAACGCTCATGCCCTTCAGTCCTCCATGCTCAGCCGAGATTCGTACCGTAGCTGATATCGAAGAGGACACCAAGAGTAATGAACTTACGTGGCTCATTGGCAAGCTCTCAAatcacctcacctcaggcGACGCCATAAATCCCTCGGACTACGCACTCCCTCTCGGTCAACGCCCAACCATTGGCGTCACACAAGAACGCCTCCTCGAACGCTGGAAAATGCTACTGAAAGAATTTAAGAAATGGCATGACAGTCTCCCATCAACATTCCAACCATATGCCCGAACACCATACCCTTCGTCGGACTCCTGTTTCAGCAGTTTCACCCAAATATGGTACGAACTACCTATCTGCGCTGCAACTATGCAAAACTATCATATGGCCAtgattctcctcctcgtgaACCAGCCACAAGAATCAACATTCATCCGCTCCACTGTCTCTGCGCGGCTGAAGTCTTATAGACAGATCCAACAAGAAGTTCATCATTACGCAAGAGAGATTTGTGGTGTCAGCTTAGCGGAGCCCTCGGATCCTGTGAGGGCGAATTCAGTGCAAGCATTGTTTGTGGCGGGGCAGGTATTTTATGAAAAAGGCGAGCAGGAGGCTGTTTTGAAGCTATTGGATGATATTGAGAGGGATTTGGGATGGACTACGAGGTTTCATCGGGCAAAGCTGGTAGATGAATGGCCTAAAGAGAGCTAAGACACCATGCATCCCTAAGGGTTTTCAATTCTGACGAGAGGTTAACTAAGCCGCAATGTTGCGTCGATAGAGCAAGTGATTGCCCGAAATTCTAGGCCGAGATTGCAAAGTTACATAGTCTCCTGCCATCGCCTGCGATGCTACCGCGGCGAGCAGTAATTCCGCGATGATCTTAGCCTTGATTGCCATTTACTCGTGAGACGGCTCTAAATACTAGTTTCTATTGGTCATTCGGCTTGTTGTCCATTTGCGGCACGCCACATCATCGCTACAAATGCCAAACTTAAAATTGAGAGTGCTGCGAGGTGACGAATTGTGGTTAGATTGAGGGACAACTCAGCCGCGGCTTACAGTCCGATAGCTCCGTGTGCCGCTTTGACGGCTCTATAAATACTGACAACTCACTTCAAACAACAATTGAAATTGATATCTTTATTAAGAACAGAAACAATGGCTTCCTCGACTTTTGGACCTCGTTTGGCTGGAAAAGTCTGCATCGTGACAGGCTCTTCCTCAGGCTTGGGTCGTGCAATTGCACTGGCTTACTCTCATGAGGGGGCGCACCTTGTTTGCGCTGATCTTCAGCCGGCTGCACGTGCGAATGTAaatggagaggaggaggtcaACACAGATGAACTGATCAGATCAAATGGCGGCCAGGCCATCTTCGTTGAGACGGATGTCACCAAGACTGCTGCTGTGGAGCGATTGGTATCTAGAGCTGTTATCCAGTACGGTCGCATTGACGTGTAAGTGCAAGGCACAAGCCCGCTGAGAATAGACGTTTACTCTGTACAGGCTGGTCAACAACGCTGGCATTTCTGTTGAAGCGGGCAAAGAACCTCGTCGGGTTCACGAGACTCCGGAGGACTGGTGGGACTTGACCCTTGCTGTCAATCTCAAGTCCATCTTTCTCGTCAGCAAACACGTCATTGCTCAGATGCTGAAGCAAGAAAAGTCTGAGACTGGCGACCGAGGTTGGATCATCAACATGTCGTCAATCTTTGGTCTCGTCGGAGGAGTTACCAATGGTAAGAACTCTAGAGACCTCTCTACAATCTTTGCAACGCTAATCGTGCAGCTGCGTATGCTGCCTCCAAAGGTGGTGTGACGAACTTGACGCGAACCATCGCTCTTGATTATGCGAGAGATGGCATCCATTGCAATGCAATCTGCCCAGGCTGTAAGTACTCAAGATCTCATGACTCGCATCGATGCTGACGGATGTGAAGTTACGGAGACAGCCATTTTCGCCGACACCATCAAGACTCGCGACCAAGATCTCATACGTTCATTGCATCCTCTTCATGGAACCGGATctcctcaagatcttgtTGGTGCCGCCATCTTCCTTGCTAGTCAAGAGGCGCGATGGGTTACTGGGGTGAACCTCCCTGTAGACGGTGGCTATACAGCACGGTAGTGACTCGAAGCCTTAGATACGTAGCTATACACAAGAAAAAATTCACGATCAATGAGCATTCAGAGCCATCCCAATTTATATGTATTCATCCATTCCATTATCCATTATCCATACACAAAGAAATATATCTTCCCATGATCCTATCGTAATGCACCGTTCCTCATACAGATATTGCATCGTCCGTCTTAGTATAACCTCTACATAACCTTCTTCGCTACTCAAACATCCCAGACTCAAAGAAAAGTATACAAAGGAAAAGATATCAAATGAGTGACTCGGGTAAGCATGTTCAtacatccatctcatccattCATCTAAGCATCAGCTGATCCATCagactgagaagaagacctcGTCGCAGAGGAGTTGAGGTTGCGTCGTCGCACAATATGGCTCCTGTAGTTATTAGTATCAATGCATCATCAGTAGGAATTAGCGGGGAAACTTACAGTCCACTACCATTCCGAGGATCTCGAACAATGACCAGCTCCTGCGCCCTTTTCGGATCTTTGATGGGCTTCCTCCCCCCACCGCTCTTGCTCCTCGTCATGCCGCCGTTGTTAATCTGagcaacaagagcagcaaCCTGGGTCTTAAGCGAGTTGACCTCCGCGTTAGCAGCCTTCTGAGCCTTCTTTGCCTCGTCAAGCTGCTTCATGAGTTTGTTGTTCTCGGTGCGGAGTTGCTTCAACACAACAGCTTCGCGCTCAGCgctctcaagcttcttggtgagTTCATCACGCTCGGCGGTTAGGGCATCAACGGTGGAGACTTTCTCCTGAAGCTTGGCGGCGTTTTCTTCAGCGGCGGTGAGCTTGCCTTTGAGGTCATCGCGTTCGGTGGTGAGGGTGTCGACGGAGGCGGCTTTTTCTTTGAGGGCGgctgcttcttcctcgacggtggcgagcttcttggtgacTTCGTCGCGCTCGGTAGTTAGGGTGTCAACGCGGAGCTGGAGTTTACCAGCATTTTCTGCGGTGGCAGCGAGCTTGCCGTTGATATCCTCCAGTTCGGCTGTGGTGGTAGcgaccttctccttgagctctgTGTTCTCGCCTTGAAGTTCCTCGACGGTGGGAGGAGCGGGCTCTTCAGGTGCTGGGGCAGCCTCGGGCTCGGGCTCAGGTGCCGCCTCTTCAACTGGAGCCTCAGCGGGTGCTTCAGCCTCggcctcaaccttctcctccGTTGGGGCTTCTGGCTCAGCTGAAGCTTCAATCGGAGCGTCAACAGGAGCGTCAACAGGAGCGTCGGCCGGAGCTTCAGCCTCCTCGGCCTTTGTCTCAGCCTCAGGCTCAACCTCGGGTGCAGGCGCAGGTGCagcctcctcaacctcttcctcaacaatGATCACATCCTCAGTCTCCGGTACATCCTCAACAGACGCAGGCTGCGGCACGCTCGCAGGGTCTGGCTTCTCCGTAGCATCAGAGACAACACTAGCTGTGTCGTCAACGGTACTAACAGAGCTCGAGATCGTCGACAGCGAACTCGACACCACGCTCGCAGTATCTGACAACGACCTGAGACTCGAGTTCTCCGACCTCAGACTCTTCACCTCGACcgccaacctcaacaccTGCGACGTCTGATCATCCTGATCATTCAGTAGACTCCTGACCTGCTCCTTCATCGTCTTATTCTCCCCGTGCAATTGCTcatacttcttcttcaacttcttcctcttcgtctcaacctcctcaacctccttcGCCAccgcctccttctccttagTGATTGATTCGATCTGCGATTTAAGCTCTCCGTTCTCGGTATCAAGACCAGCAATTCGGGCGTCCTTACTCTCAGTGTCCTTGGCCCAGGtgtccttctccttcctCAAGTCGTCGATCGTAGCCTGGAGTGTCGTGACCTGCGCTTCGAGTGCCTTCTTGTCGGTTTCGAGTCCCGTTAGCTGTTCCTGGAGTCTTGACTTGTCGCTTGTGAGATCAGTGATTTGCTTAAGCATGTTCCTCTTGTCCTCCTCAAGGCCTGACTTGTCCTTGTTCAGAGACTCGACTTGAGACTTGGAGTTCTCGCTGTCTGTCTTGTAGCGGTCACGCTCCACGGTGAGCTCGCCcagctccttggccttgtcgagaagatcttcttccataTTGCTGACGCGGAACTGCATGGACTCTTGAGAGATCTCCATGGTTGCAATCCGAGCTTGGTAGGCTGTCTCTTGAGACTTGCGGATAGCCTTGATGTCCTCGAGCTCTCGCTCCAAGTTGATAGCCTTGGCTTCAAACTTGCTGTAAGATTGAGTAGACTCTTGGCtggtcttcttgagatcctcaTAGTTTCTCTCAAgagcagccttgagctctCGGTGCTTGGCGAGATGGtcttcaagctccttgacTCTGTTGCTGAAGTTCTGCTCAGTCTGCAGGAGCTCATCTCGCTCCTTGGTGAGCTTCGAGACGATCAGATCACGCTCCTTCTTAGCCTGGTTGATAGCCTGgtctctctccctcttgaCCTGCTCAAGAGCAATGTCGCGTTCCTTCTGGAGCTTAGCGATGGCAGAATCGCGCtccttcttggacttggcaATAGAGACATCGAGAtctttcttggccttctcagcagcgaCTTCACGGTCCTTTTGGAGTCTGTCGACAACAGAATCGCGTTCTCGCTGGATGCGCTGGATGACTTCATCTCGCTCGCGCTGAAGTCTCTGCAACTCTTGGTCACGAtccttcttggactttgagATGGTCAAGTCGAGATCTCGCTGAGCTTGCTCAACAGCTTGGTCGCGTTCTCTCTTGAACTTGTCGACGACCTCCATGGCTTGGTCACGCTCACGCTTGAAGCGGTCAAGGACTTGATCAcgatccttcttgaccttgtcaatTGACATGTCGCGGTCCTTCTCGAACCTCTCCAAGGTGCGACGCTGCTCATCAAGGCGTGTCCTTGTTCTCTCAAGAAGACGGGTCTGCTCCTCAAACTCAGTGACGAGTCTGTCCCTGGTAGCTTGAGCCTTGTTTCTCTCCTCTCGAAGCTCATCCTTGTCGGACTGCATGTGGGAGAGTCTGTACCGAGCGTcatcaagatccttgagaGTCTCTTtctgcttggccttgagagaCTTGAGCTCGCCTCGAAGGTTCTCGAGCTCATTGTTCATAGTCCGCTCGACGTCAACACGTGAGCGAGCCCGTTGCCTGGAAGGAGGACGCGTAGGCTCAGGAAGCTGACGCTCTTCAGGAATGCGTTGCACCGGTGGAgcaggctgaggctgctgctgttgaacaACGGGTTGTTGCTGGACCATGGGCTGTTGGAAGGGTTGCTGCATGACGGGCTGCAAGACAGGAGGGCTGATAGGCTGAGCGGGGAACATCAAGGGCTGTTGCATGACAGGCTGGGCAATCATGGGCTGGGGAGCAACAGCAGGCTGATGGCTGATGATAGGCTGTTGGGCCATCATGGGTTGATGCGTGTAGGTCTGTGATGTAGTGGTCTGGGTAACCGACGATGAAACCATAGCATTCTGTGGGTTGACGGTAgtctgttgatgttgttgctgctgctgttgaggctgttgcAATTGCAGTTGCTgtggttgctgctgttgttgttgctgcggcTGCTGTTGTatctgttgctgctgattgttggtgttgctcgCAGGCTCCTGTGCCTTGGGCTCGATGTGGATGTGAAAGGTCCGACCACGACTTCGTGATCTTTCCTTGGTCCGCTCTTGTTGACGCTCAACTTGTCGACCAGATGTTCTCTCAACCTCACGCTCTGTCCGACGCTCGAGCTGACGATCTGTCTCAAACCCAACTCTCTTCTCTGTAGGTCGAGATTGTTGAGATGTGCTCATGCTTGTATTACGCACGATGGAGCGAGACCGTGTTGGGGTCTTGGCACAGTCATCTTCACTGTCGCTCATGACAGTAGTAGCTCTTGTCGAAACAGAGACATTGGATGAGGTGCCCCAGCCAACCTCTGAAGCTGAGTCGTAGTTGTCATCCGACATGTATGACATTCTAGGTGAGGGCTCTGGTGATCGTGTGTCTTGGGTGCTTCGGAAGCGAAGTTGAGGAGGTTGGAACATGAAGCCTCTGCCTGAGTCCTGTCGTCGTGGAGGTGGTGACGGTGATGTAGATGAGACAGTGTTGGTGGATACAGTCGAGGCGTCAGAGGCAGTGGTGGCTTCAGACACTGTTGAGAGTCCATCAGAGTCCGGTCGACGCGTTGGTGGTCGTGAGATAGATCTGTTTCTCGTCATGGCAGAGCTGGATCCTGAGTTCCTTGTACTCTCATCCCATGAATCGGACTTGTTTCTGGGCGGGTTACCCCGGATCGTGAGGGCCATGGCAGTCTCTTGCTGTCGTTGTTGTTCATATTGTGACAATGGATCGAAAGGCCGCCGCGCTGGCGGGGCTTGTTTCGTCTTGGTCTGTGACTTTCTCATCTTGTAGGACTGCTATGCTTTGATAatggaaaaaaaaaataaaagaatattatgTTTGTTGCGAGTTTCTTTCGTGTGTACTTTCGTGGGTTCCGGGGGAAAAGTAACGGTTCGAAGTGGGTGGTACGATCGGCGGGCGGCGGTGAGTTGGAGGGGTCGGGTACACTAGATAAATGGTCAAGAAGACGGGTACAAAACAAACAAGAATAAACCTCGCTGTATTAGATGCTGTGCAATCTCTACTTGGGaaaaagaggagagaaaaagagcacctcaaaaagaagagagcGTCTGGCCATCCAGTTTTGTTCAAATCGCCCTGATCTTGCGGGTGACAGGACGGGCCAGGGTAGGGATCCTAGTGCCGTCCGGGTCAGAGAGCCCGAGGAGCCCAATTCAAGAAGGATAACCTTGTCTGTCGAACCCGCCTCAGGGTGGTTCGAGATCCACTGCCCAACCCCATTGGGCACGGCACGTCCCCCAAGGTGCCAGCAAGTCGCTGGCCCGTCtgtccaacagcaacagctgGTCCAACGAAAGAACTCTGGCTGTGCCATGACGCGTGAGGCATCACTAGCTTCAACTGCTGTGGACGGGAGAGCGGGAAGGGCGAACGAGGCCCCTGTCGTCTTGACAAGTGACCCGACATTCTCAAGGGCCTCGATTGGTCTCACCCCAGAGTCAGCGGGGTGATAGAGTATCCAACATACAGTGGCAACATGGCCATGTGGACAGGCGTGGTTGAAGGGGAAGATCCCCGGTACTGACGGGCAGTGGATTTAGCCTCTGCAAGTGCCAGGGGGAGCACAGATCAAAGCGTCGTTTCTGTCCTACAGTCTACGTACTCCGGCTCTGCAAGAAAGGGGAGTCGACAGATGCAAGACTCCATAGCGTACAGTTACGTGTACACGATTTGTTTGCTGTGCACAGGGCCAATTCCTTCTGTGCTGCCCTCCGCCGAATTTCCACAGCTCAAAACATTTCAGCGTGCCCAATCGTTAAAGTCAGGGCATCCAGTCAAAGATCAGCGCCTTGGGCAACAAAATCGACAAGGGTGCACCCCTGTAGCGCTTTTGAGGCCAGGTTTTTGTTTGTCTTTGTCGCTTTAGGCGTGATTTACGGTCGGGCTGCAACGTTTATGTGGGGGTTTCCGATTCGCTGACGGATTTTTGTCATTTTTCTCGAAGGCGGCTGGTGAATTGAGGCAGAGCGATTGTTTGGTTACGATGCGATTTGAAGC of Fusarium musae strain F31 chromosome 5, whole genome shotgun sequence contains these proteins:
- a CDS encoding hypothetical protein (EggNog:ENOG41) → MSPQSAPFSVSGKTAIVTGAGSGINYEFAQILLAKNCNVVIADLSLRPEAEALVSKYKDSSPRAVFVKTDVTSWKDLSNAFKTAVKEFGDFDIVCPGAGVYEPHFSNFWHPPGSAESKDPLDGDHYKLLDINLTHPIRATQLAISQWLHGSPKKASPENPKRVIHISSIAAQCPALRSPMYGASKFGITGFVRCLAEVEKIGVRVNAVAPGLVRTPLWTEHPEKLKYVDEGQDEWVTPQEVAEAMLLCVESDKYPGGTVLEVGKNNTRCVQLFNDPGPDTSGQSKGVSISNTEEADKSIWEWLGDKSIWGSTL
- a CDS encoding hypothetical protein (EggNog:ENOG41), whose protein sequence is MRKSQTKTKQAPPARRPFDPLSQYEQQRQQETAMALTIRGNPPRNKSDSWDESTRNSGSSSAMTRNRSISRPPTRRPDSDGLSTVSEATTASDASTVSTNTVSSTSPSPPPRRQDSGRGFMFQPPQLRFRSTQDTRSPEPSPRMSYMSDDNYDSASEVGWGTSSNVSVSTRATTVMSDSEDDCAKTPTRSRSIVRNTSMSTSQQSRPTEKRVGFETDRQLERRTEREVERTSGRQVERQQERTKERSRSRGRTFHIHIEPKAQEPASNTNNQQQQIQQQPQQQQQQQPQQLQLQQPQQQQQQHQQTTVNPQNAMVSSSVTQTTTSQTYTHQPMMAQQPIISHQPAVAPQPMIAQPVMQQPLMFPAQPISPPVLQPVMQQPFQQPMVQQQPVVQQQQPQPAPPVQRIPEERQLPEPTRPPSRQRARSRVDVERTMNNELENLRGELKSLKAKQKETLKDLDDARYRLSHMQSDKDELREERNKAQATRDRLVTEFEEQTRLLERTRTRLDEQRRTLERFEKDRDMSIDKVKKDRDQVLDRFKRERDQAMEVVDKFKRERDQAVEQAQRDLDLTISKSKKDRDQELQRLQRERDEVIQRIQRERDSVVDRLQKDREVAAEKAKKDLDVSIAKSKKERDSAIAKLQKERDIALEQVKRERDQAINQAKKERDLIVSKLTKERDELLQTEQNFSNRVKELEDHLAKHRELKAALERNYEDLKKTSQESTQSYSKFEAKAINLERELEDIKAIRKSQETAYQARIATMEISQESMQFRVSNMEEDLLDKAKELGELTVERDRYKTDSENSKSQVESLNKDKSGLEEDKRNMLKQITDLTSDKSRLQEQLTGLETDKKALEAQVTTLQATIDDLRKEKDTWAKDTESKDARIAGLDTENGELKSQIESITKEKEAVAKEVEEVETKRKKLKKKYEQLHGENKTMKEQVRSLLNDQDDQTSQVLRLAVEVKSLRSENSSLRSLSDTASVVSSSLSTISSSVSTVDDTASVVSDATEKPDPASVPQPASVEDVPETEDVIIVEEEVEEAAPAPAPEVEPEAETKAEEAEAPADAPVDAPVDAPIEASAEPEAPTEEKVEAEAEAPAEAPVEEAAPEPEPEAAPAPEEPAPPTVEELQGENTELKEKVATTTAELEDINGKLAATAENAGKLQLRVDTLTTERDEVTKKLATVEEEAAALKEKAASVDTLTTERDDLKGKLTAAEENAAKLQEKVSTVDALTAERDELTKKLESAEREAVVLKQLRTENNKLMKQLDEAKKAQKAANAEVNSLKTQVAALVAQINNGGMTRSKSGGGRKPIKDPKRAQELVIVRDPRNGSGLSHIVRRRNLNSSATRSSSQSDGSADA
- a CDS encoding hypothetical protein (EggNog:ENOG41) — its product is MASSTFGPRLAGKVCIVTGSSSGLGRAIALAYSHEGAHLVCADLQPAARANVNGEEEVNTDELIRSNGGQAIFVETDVTKTAAVERLVSRAVIQYGRIDVLVNNAGISVEAGKEPRRVHETPEDWWDLTLAVNLKSIFLVSKHVIAQMLKQEKSETGDRGWIINMSSIFGLVGGVTNEMASIAMQSAQAVSTQDLMTRIDADGCEVTETAIFADTIKTRDQDLIRSLHPLHGTGSPQDLVGAAIFLASQEARWVTGVNLPVDGGYTAR
- a CDS encoding hypothetical protein (EggNog:ENOG41); its protein translation is MNQTDVLIIGAGMSGIGLGVQLIRKFGTRSFEIIEKDSAMAGTWRVNSYPGCGCDVPSHFYSYSFALNPNWSQAYAMQPEIQTYFNDVAKKYDIERHVRFSSVVESAHWDGSNGTWETTIRDIKTSEVMTRRSKVLISAVGALSIPKECDIPGSSDFEGRIFHTTKWDHSFDWKDKEVVIVGNGCSATQVLPVITSGDGAVKKATQFARQAHWLAERPNPTYSANFKWVMRWIPFAMRLYRAWLYYLKERDFAGFRVAEGLQMRNQWARDTTDYIRRTAPAKYLDFLVPKTEIGCKRRVNDTDYLACLHQDNVALVYNDPIQRIEAKGVRTSSGRLVTADAIVLAHGFETQKPLFPMKIFGRDGVSINEHWNQVSEGAASSYFGTCLSEFPNFFIMMGPNTLSGHLSVIYTTECQINYTMRVLRPILTGKADVVEVTPEAEKKDIDRVQEKAKRLVWATGCTSWFIDEKTNRNTIMFPDWQFKFWLRSVFVAWNDLEYRSVSTKEPVKTSRATLSLYAVAGLVGLGSFYLQISKP